A part of Dreissena polymorpha isolate Duluth1 chromosome 13, UMN_Dpol_1.0, whole genome shotgun sequence genomic DNA contains:
- the LOC127855047 gene encoding uncharacterized protein LOC127855047 (The sequence of the model RefSeq protein was modified relative to this genomic sequence to represent the inferred CDS: added 10 bases not found in genome assembly), translating into MVRYIACFTILVVWLFVVPTDAWQGHYETYLVRRERLNSYCICWYWWWGCSYFRHYWETYYTYEYRCSAGWFHNGDQNCNRPICSPDCANGGTCTSPNQCSCPSTSQGPYCRKLTCSYARPCYPGECLDDVSCRCSEGFSLNSTSNGCTNFIESEKRLQPQIVQSNVSIKNIRRFDNRINFMFVLEILDVNSSLVWSNQREFNNLKFEMKALFDGIDNLPNRPNYVHENKIGIVQNIITANVSKIPRRGSVRDSGSFKEYACQGVARNSPKEESATCVIDDDQFVTLIEHGDWLTVQFRSTSGGFQELRNTDRQSEPYATKYYNGLSVIKTVEFRFDFIAPIHCSEDDKRTCPTNDTILDIPDVYTKNPIRPRWLGWTDELSGVGEYYMEVFKLGPNRDERLVETTPLNPEFFATIPHTNGTIQYPEYRPSAPGMYSVLLEVRDFSNNSRIARRFVLYDATSSISLNNKTAKLYVSSAVEETGYTWQTPAATGNQVTVSVAWPNYFVNHVHEDGLFLGEIEHYPIQFKEIQDDGVLFSQKYVADVLDDNVEPRTRKAISNFHGIVKYEIFWGSTVDTREPTSGWEIIPLKESFTATRILADGDTLRVWIRATDIIGNTKADSTVVTIDGTPPILQTNHPGKDYGLKRNIADGPYNFSSKITFAASDSSSGVHKIGFKAIVKTQSGETKAMYSNFTAANMQEDLSSAFCKIVDRVCFLPDQTLYLDNCWLTVTKSDLDTATAMMEVTVYNQAMLYTSTMFDIGPINNLQGLEKYNGPQNLRVVNKTPTGFRIEWDLPSRESCYGRADIVIILSRKNSNGQEVLHTFYTPGTSMFFDILGLTPETEYTLGLNIQSQGGSAQKTDLAVTARTEKQESGGVSIGGIIGAVIGVLAVVAIVVFVMVILIRRGVIRPAERAREVGRRISRRVRQSRMFGGETHSNPSYSEQRAGSMAAEELYLYGGMDTYASKSVLSRKDIVFESVIKSGHFANIYKAKYQGKTVVAKTLKENYATNDEFLMKAKINFSSEKVGDHPNVLKYLGSVLDDTNMGPFILYEYCENGTLKEYLAQHKSNVTMEIQETLFRIGLDIAKGMEYLAGKGITHRRLAARNILMTFLNEVKIYGFGPQPEEEGDGDAESGKKERIPIKWMAPECMSSTKNADEKSDVWSFGVVLWEVFTLGESPYENVRSRDLPDRLKKNVRLHKPEHCDDVWYGVMTKCWAFQSKKRPTFADIRTELDTVFVASPGDDYYYYKR; encoded by the exons TCACTACGAGACGTATCTTGTGAGACGAGAACGACTTAACAGCTACTGTATTTGTTGGTACTGGTGGTG GGGATGTTCGTATTTTCGGCACTACTGGGAGACATATTATACCTACGAATACAGATGTAGTGCAGGGTGGTTTCACAATGGTGACCAGAATTGCAATCGTC CTATCTGCAGCCCAGACTGCGCCAACGGCGGGACTTGTACTAGCCCAAACCAGTGCAGCTGTCCTTCTACTTCACAAGGGCCTTATTGCCGGAAAT TGACTTGTTCCTATGCGAGACCGTGCTACCCCGGAGAATGCCTTGATGACGTCTCGTGCAGGTGTTCAGAAGGATTTTCGTTGAACAGCACCTCCAACGGATGCACGAACT tCATTGAAAGCGAAAAACGCCTTCAACCTCAGATTGTTCAATCGAACGTCAGCATCAAAAACATCCGTCGATTCGACAATAGAATAAATTTCATGTTTGTGTTGGAGATTTTGGATGTGAACTCGTCATTAGTCTGGAG CAACCAGCGGGAGTTTAACAACCTCAAGTTCGAAATGAAGGCATTGTTTGATGGCATTGACAACCTTCCAAATCGCCCTAATTACGTTCACGAAAATAAAATCGGAATTGTACAGAATATCATCACTGCTAATGTCAGCAAAATTCCGCGAAGAG GATCAGTGCGCGATTCTGGCTCGTTTAAGGAATATGCGTGTCAAGGCGTGGCTAGAAACAGCCCAAAGGAGGAGTCCGCTACCTGCGTCATCGATGATGACCAGTTTGTGACTCTTATTGAACACGGAGATTG GCTCACAGTTCAATTTCGGTCTACAAGCGGTGGCTTTCAGGAGCTTCGGAATACTGATCGACAAAGCGAACCTTACGCTACCAAATATTACAACGGGCTTTCGGTCATCAAAAcg GTTGAGTTTCGGTTCGACTTCATAGCCCCGATACACTGCTCAGAAGATGATAAAAGAACCTGTCCAACTAATGATACTATTCTTGACATACCGGACGTTTATACGAAG AACCCTATCAGACCGCGTTGGCTAGGCTGGACGGACGAACTGTCTGGGGTAGGTGAATACTACATGGAAGTGTTTAAGCTTGGGCCAAACAGAGACGAACGTCTGGTTGAGACGACTCCTTTAAACCCCGAGTTCTTTGCAACTATACCCCATACTAACGGCACTATTCAGTACCCGGAATACAGGCCATCGGCTCCTGGGATGTACAG CGTCCTTTTGGAGGTCCGTGACTTCTCCAACAACTCTCGGATTGCTCGCCGGTTTGTGTTGTACGACGCCACCTCATCAATATCTCTGAACAACAAGACCGCCAAACTGTACGTGTCGTCTGCTGTTGAGGAGACCGGATACACCTGGCAGACACCGGCGGCAACAG GTAATCAAGTGACAGTCAGTGTCGCTTGGCCGAATTATTTTGTCAACCACGTACATGAAGATGGTCTTTTCCTCGGGGAAATCGAGCATTATCCGATTCAGTTCAAAGAGATACAAGATGACGGAGTACTGTTCAgtcaaaa ATATGTAGCGGATGTTCTAGACGACAATGTAGAGCCTCGAACCCGAAAGGCGATATCGAACTTTCACGGTATAGTCAAGTACGAGATCTTCTGGGGGTCAACAGTAGATACAAGGGAACCCACATCCGGTTGGGAAATCATACCACTGAAAGAGTCGTTTACTGCAACCAGAATATTAGCTGACG GTGACACGTTGCGTGTTTGGATTCGGGCGACGGACATCATCGGCAACACTAAGGCCGACAGCACCGTGGTCACAATAGACGGTACGCCACCAATCCTACAGACAAACCATCCTGGGAAAGACTACGGTCTGAAACGGAACATAGCTGATGGACCATACAACTTTAGCTCCAA AATCACGTTTGCAGCGTCGGATAGCAGCAGTGGAGTCCATAAGATCGGTTTCAAGGCTATTGTGAAGACGCAGTCTGGAGAAACCAAGGCAATGTACAGCAATTTTACAGCCGCCAACATGCAA GAAGACCTTTCGAGCGCGTTTTGCAAGATAGTAGATCGCGTTTGTTTCTTGCCCGACCAGACCCTCTACCTGGATAACTGCTGGCTGACCGTTACCAAGTCTGACCTTGACACGGCCACCGCCATGATGGAGGTCACTGTCTATAACCAGGCCATGCTATATACTTCCACCATGTTCGAT ATTGGTCCAATAAACAACCTGCAAGGGCTGGAGAAAT ACAACGGGCCCCAGAATCTTCGAGTTGTCAACAAGACCCCGACTGGTTTCAGAATTGAGTGGGACCTACCTTCACGAGAGTCCTGCTACGGAAGGGCGGACATTGTGATAATCCTGTCTCGCAAA AACTCAAACGGTCAGGAGGTGCTCCACACATTCTATACGCCGGGCACCAGCATGTTTTTTGACATTCTGGGTCTCACTCCGGAAACGGAGTACACTCTGGGGCTGAACATTCAATCACAGGGAGGAAGTGCTCAGAAAACGGATCTAGCAGTGACGGCAAGAACAG AGAAGCAAGAGAGTGGTGGTGTCTCAATAGGTGGTATTATTGGAGCCGTTATAG GAGTTTTGGCTGTTGTTGCCATCGTTGTCTTTGTAATGGTGATACTCATCCGCCGTGGTGTGATTCGACCTGCTGAACGCGCGCGTGAGGTCGGGCGAAGGATATCTCGGCGGGTTCGTCAAAGCCGAATGTTCGGAGGCGAGACACACAGCAATCCGTCTTATAGT GAACAGCGGGCGGGGTCAATGGCCGCCGAGGAACTTTACCTGTACGGTGGCATGGACACGTACGCATCGAAGTCAGTCCTAAGTCGCAAGGATATTGTGTTCGAGTCTGTCATCAAGTCCGGGCACTTTGCTAACATCTACAAAGCCAAGTACCAGGGAAAAACTGTGGTGGCTAAAACACTGAAAG AGAACTACGCAACCAATGACGAGTTCCTTATGAAGGCGAAGATAAACTTCTCATCAGAGAAGGTTGGGGACCATCCCAACGTGTTAAAGTATTTGGGATCCGTCCTTGATGACACGAACA TGGGACCTTTCATCCTGTATGAGTACTGCGAGAACGGTACGTTGAAGGAGTACCTGGCTCAGCACAAGTCCAACGTTACCATGGAGATCCAGGAGACGCTCTTTCGCATTGGACTCGATATCGCCAAGGGCATGGAGTACCTGGCTGGAAAAGGg ATAACTCACCGGCGCCTGGCGGCACGCAACATCCTGATGACCTTCTTGAACGAAGTTAAGATCTACGGCTTCGGACCACAACCGGAAGAAGAAGGTGACGGGGATGCAGAGAGCGGTAAAAAG GAGAGAATTCCAATCAAGTGGATGGCGCCCGAGTGTATGTCGTCAACGAAAAATGCAGACGAGAAAAGTGACGTGTGGTCGTTTGGCGTGGTCCTTTGGGAAGTTTTTACTCTGG GAGAGTCTCCGTACGAGAACGTGAGAAGCCGAGACCTGCCAGACAGATTGAAGAAAAATGTTCGTCTGCATAAACCGGAACACT